TCCCGTCCGGGTTCAACGTGCCGATCGCGCCGGAGGCGTCGCCCGTTTTGATCAGCTGGATTTTCATGTCCTCCTCCAGAGGGGTTGGGGTTGTGAACGCTGTGGTCAGCGACGTTTGGGCTTTGTTACGGTCGATGGGGGTGGACGTGTACTGCCATACCGTCCAGTCAGGCCACCACCGGATGGGTGGTGGGGACGGGGTGTAGGAGGCGATCCACAAGGGCGCGCCGGCCGCCACGACGGCGGACCAGTCGGCGGCGTCCATGAGCGACTTGTTCAGATACACGCCCGGGACCACCCTGAGACGGGTCTTCACCTGGTTCAGGAAGGCGAGCGCCTGCGCGGGGCTCCACGCCCGGGTGCCTGTGGATGCCTCGTCCTCGATATCGAGCCACAGCGAATCCCCGGCGACGTAGGCGAGGTTGTCGGCGAAGAAGTCCGCGCACACCACTGGGTCGAGGTTCCCGTTGAAGAAGTAATGCCCGACATGCCTCCCCGCGGCCCGCGCGAGCGCGACCTGTGCCCGGTAGCAGGACCCGACGGTGAGTCCAACATTGGCGCGGCTTTGTTGGAGCACACCACTGAGGTTGCTAGGGCGTGGATCCACACTTTCGTCGCGAACGGCGGCACCACGATAGCAGCGCCGGCCGTGATCCAGGAGCGGGGGCCGGCCGTGGCTGTGCCGGTCCAGGAGAACCCCGAATAGTAATTCGCAGCCGTGCGGGTTTTGAGTTTTCCGAGGGGGGCGCCGGAGAGTTGGTCGAGTCGGGCGTTGATGCGTTTGATCTCGCCGAGGATAGAGGCGTTGAACCCGGTCGGGTCGTCCACAGCCATCGGTCACACTCCTTGCATTGCCAGTTTCACTGTTGTTCATGCGTCATCGCCCTCAGCGGCGACGCATCATGTCATGATGTAGCGTCCCGTTGATGAGTCAGGGACCCACATGTGGTTTCGAATGTTGACCGGGCGGCCATGGGTTGTAGATCCTTGCATGCTGAGTTTCACTGTTGTTGATGCGTCGCCGCTGAGGGTGATGATGCGCATGGTGTAGCCGCCGGGTGGGGAGTCGGGGACCCAGATGTGTTCTCGAACGTTGACCGTGCAGAGCTGCCCTAACGTGTAGGTGCCGGCCAGGGGTGGCTGGGACCCATCGACCTCGAGCCCGAACTGGATTATCGGGTTCTGGGCGAGCGCGAGATCCCCGGCGACAGCGGCGTCCAGTGTGCTCTGGACAGTTATGTCTTTGTAGTCTTTCTGCTGCTCCAGGTCGGGCCAGTCGGCGTTGACAAGGGTGTCGTCGCTTGCCGTGGACATGAGCGTGTCCACGTCGGAGCCGGCCCCGTTGCCCCACTGCCGGGTGGCCATTTGGGAGGCGTCTTCCAGGTGGGTGAGTTTCTTCACCGGTGATCCTGGCTGGGTGGCGTCGAAGGCTACCGGGGACGGTGTGATCAGCAAGGGCTGTTCGGTGGTGCCGATGCGCATCAGCCAGTTGATCTGTGACCGGTTGCCGTCTGACCAGACCGGGGTGAAGTCGTGCTCGGGGCCGTTGATCAGACCGGAGAAGTCGATGAGCGCTGACCCGACTGTTTTCAGATTGAACCCGTTGTACGTTTTCACATGGGTGGGGTCGGTGTCGGTTTCGATCGTCGGGTAGATGATCGGCAGTGTGTTTCCGACGACGAAGGTGAGCATGCTGACGCAAATTGACCCGAGCGACATGCCCGTCCACCGCTGCGATTGCGTCGCATACGGGGGGACCCAGTTGATGATTTTCCGCCGGTCGAGGAGGCTGCGGAACCCGGCCGCGTTCAACGTCACCGTTTGCCCGTCGAATGCGCGCGTGGTGATCGGGCCGGCGAACACTGGAACACCGATCGCGTCGTGCGGGTTCTGCCATTCGATCACGAGGGTGGTCCGCCACGGGGTGGTGTTCAAGCGCATCAGGTCCCTGTTCGCCATGGTGAGCGCCCCAGGGGCGAGCTCGACCGTGGCCGTGTCATTACCGAGCAGTTCCCGCTTCCATGACGTGATGTTGCCGTCCAGCGGGGCCAGCATATCCTCGGTGACGGTCTCACACAGGAAAATGGCGTACGACATCGAATCACCCCTTGCCGAGCCCGTAGATCCACAGCTGCCCGGTCATGGTCCCGCTCGTGTTCTGCGAGAGCGCGAATCCATCGTGCGACGCGGCGGTGAGGTACTTTCCCGAGATTTGAGCCGAGTACGGGTAGGACACGGCGGACGCGGCGATGGTCACGTTCGCGGCCAGAGCGGGACCGTAGAGAGTAACCTCGATGTCGGTCAACGTCTGCGTTCCCGCCTCGAGCTCGATAGCTCCAAGGGTGCCCGCGGTGGTGTTGACCACGCGGCCTGTCCCGGTGTCGTAGCCACGGACGGCTTGGTAGTTCGCCGCGGTCGCGTCGGCAGCGCCACCGGCCACCATTTGGAGTGCCGTGTTCGACGCCGCCGATTTGCCCGTGTTCGCGATAATCACCTTGTAGTTGGTAAACACTGACGTGAACACCCCGCTGATGACGAGCTTGGTGACACCCGAGTACGTGACAGCTCCGCGCGCGCTCACGCTCGCCGTTCCGCCCGTGGCGGCCACCGATGTCGGCGTAATGAGGGTGAGGCCCTGCTGCTGCGCCACGGCGGCCGACACCCAGCCGCCGCCGCTCCACACATAGTCGCCGTTGTTCGCGTTGTCGTTGTAGATGGTGGCGTGCTGACCAGCGGTCCCGGTCACCGTGCTCAGCAGGGCGTAGGTCGCAGCGATGATGTCAACGGGCGCGAATGTCGTTGGCGAGCGAAGGGTGAGTGTGCAGGCGGCGGCGCTGGCGGCGTTCGTCGGCACGGTGATGTCGGCGTAACGGAGATACCCGGCGGGTACAGCCGGCGCGACACCGGGCGCCCCGGCGGTCCCGGCGATGAGGGAGAACGACGCGCGCGCGTCGGCGTCGCCGTTCTCCGGGTTGTTCTGCTTCGCGACGATCAGGTCAATCCGGGAACCGGTCGCGGGTCCGGCGGCAGGGGTGAGCACGGTCTGGTCGATGGCGGAGACGAACGATGCCGCCGCGTTCGTCGGATCCGGCAATTGCAGCACAGCGGGCGCGATCGTGAACGCCATCGTCGACGCTGACTGGCTGACCGTCCCGCCCTGGACCAGTTGGGGGGTCGCACCGATGATGCCAGAGAGCGCCAGGCGGGCATCGATCGGTGCCGTGCCGGCACCACTGCTGGTGGGGGCGACGAACAGTCCACTGCGTGCGGTCACGGCTTACCTCCAGAGGTCGGCGATGGTGATCGCCGCGACACCAGCCGCGGCGGAGAAGAAGACAGAACTGGTGGACGTGACCGCGGAGAACTGGCGCGAGCTCAGCCTGGTGGTCCGGTCGACACCGCCGGTGAGGGTCGCGTAACCGGTTCTGTAGTCGATGGTCAACGTTTGGCCGGCGGGCACCGTGTCCGTGTAGGTGACCGTGTTCCCGTCGATGACGATCGAGAACCCCGACACCGGACCAGTCACCACCACATACGGGAACGCGGGGGTGTTCCCCGCGTTCGTGAGCGTGACCGCCCCCGAGGAGAGGTCCGTCACACCGAAGTCGAGGACGGTGGGCACCGCCTGGAACAGCGGGAACGTCATACCGGACGCGCTCGCACCCGACGCCGCGAGTTGCAGGATGCGGGGAGGCGACTGCCAGGCGGGGTCCGGGCATCGGAACTGCACCGCACCGCTGGCCGATCCGGCATACCATTCCAGGCCGAGAGGGAATGAACGCTTGGCGACCTTCGCAGGGATGCCCTGCGCGACCATGCCGGGCAGTTTCACCCACAACGGCCCCGCCGTCGCCTGCGGCGAAAGCACGCCCCGCAGCGCCGACAATGCGTCCGTGAGGGTCACAGCTGGGTGCTCCCGGTGTGGCCGAAGAACTCACACCGGGAGCGGCTCCTACGATCGGGGAAGAAGCGCCACGGGATTCCGCCCCGGACGCGCCAACCGAAGGAGAACCATGGACAACAACACGGTCAAGCAGCTCATCAATGAGGTCGGCGCAGCCGCCAGCTACGCCGCAGACGCCGCATCGAACGGAACGGCGATCCTGGAGAAACTTGACGAGGTCATACGGCTTCTTAAACGGATCGCGAACAAGTAACGGGGCGAGGACTCGTGCCCTCTCGATCGCCAGGCGACTAAGAGCGATCTGACGGGCACGAGCGTTTATCTCAGCATCTTCCTCAACCGTGAGACTCGCTATAATCTCGGTGGAACTCATTGCGATTCCTTCCTGAGACGCCCCGGATGCCACCCCGGGGCGTCTCGCTTTTTGTCGTGACAGATTGGGAAGCCGTGATCAGGCGGAAGGTGCGGCGGGTGATACCAACCCAGAGGAAGTCCGGATGATGGTGGCTTCGGGAGGCAAGATCGCCACCTCCGGACCGTGCTCATCGCTGAGCGTGTGGACGCGCTCGGCGTGCCAGCGGGGATTACATCCGAGAGCTAACGCCATTTCACGGGGAGTATCTGCACCCTTCGCCCCGGCGCAGGAGACACAACTGCCACAGGCTGAGGCGTCAGAAGGCACTGCTTGCCGTGAATCCTGTAGATCCCGGATGAACTGACGAAGCTTCTCAATGTCTTCACGAAGCTCCTGGTTATCCAGACCAGGGATGTACTTCCTCGCATCCTGTTTAACGACCTGCTTGCGCAAATCCCGGATCTGCGCACGAACCCCCCACTGGTTAACGAAGTCCTTGCAAGCAAGAAAAACGCGAAACACGAGAAACACGAGGATCGCACTAGCAACAGCAACAGCAATCGACATCCAAAACGAGATCACGCAGCACGCTCCGATTTTTGGGTTGTGCCATACCCTGGTGAGTAGGCTTCCGGAATGACTGATGGCATCGTTCTTGCCGCTACTGTCGCGACAGCGGCGTTCACCGGGTGGGCCGTCTGGCAGCGGTGGCGATACACGCCCCGCCCACACTGGACGGCACCACAAGTGGAGCGGGTGGGATACACGATCAAAGACGGGCGGGTTCTCGTCCTGTTCTCGGTGATGAATGTCGGCGACGGCGACGCCCTGAACGTGGAATGGGCGACGGATGGAGCAGCGATATTGTCATGTGATCGTGTCGCGCGCATCGCAAACGGCGGCAAGGCGATGATTGATGTGTGGCTGCCAACCGACGCAAAGCTCGCCCAAGGCCAGCTCGGGACTCCCGATCCGTGGCCCGATACAGAGACCTGGGATGCCCGAGGGGTTCGGTTGACCATCATTTGGTCTCAGCACCCTTCGCCTCGGCGCAGGAGACACCACTTCCACGGGCTTCCGAACGCACCTGAGCCAACAGCCTGAACAACTCCCGGGTCTGCTTCAGAATCAAATGCTGAACCGAAACGATCGACCACAACCCGGCCGCGGCAACCACCACGAACACCGACAACACCCACCCAGTCACGCGGCACGCTCCGTCCGCGCGTGCTCTCCCGTCGCACGCTCAGCGATCCGGCGACCGAAATCAGCGGACTCGAGAAGGTCCGCCTCCTTCATTCCCAGGGCGGTGGCGATCTTCTCGATCTCATCCGCGTCAAGGGCGTCAGATCCATTGAGGCGACGGTAGGCCGTGGCTCTGCTCACTCCGAGGATGTACGCAAGGTCGCTGCCAGGTCTTCCCCGTCGAGCCAGCTCGGCACGCACAGCCCCCGCGAGGGACACCGCGTAAGTGTTGCTAATTGGAAACATATTCAGAACCTACCTACACGCAAAGCCTGTTGTCAAGAGAAAACATCTGAGTAGAATGTCTCCCGTGCGGAAAAAGGTCAGCGACAGCCCCCCTGGTCAGTTCGCCTCGAAACTGAACCGATACCTCGCGCACCTCAACAGTGAGAACGGGTGGGACGCATCCGGACGCGCACTCGAACGCGCAACATCCAACGGACGCAGCTACAGCTACTGGCGAAACCTGCTCCTCGACGAACGCGCCATGAACGCAACCGACATACAAATGCTCGCCGAAGTCTTCGGCACCACCCCCCACGCCTTCGCCCGCGACGCCGTGACATGGCACGATCACACCACCACCCGCTGACACACCGAATGGGATGTGATTCATAACGCGCTCCTTTCTTAGCCGGCCCAACAGGCCGGGGTGGCTCATGTGACGGGGGACGGACAGGGGCGGCTTAGTGCGACCGTTCTTTGATGAGGTCGCGTTCTTCAAGAGCTGCGATGTAATGGTCTAAGTCGGTCTTGCGGAACTTGATCCGTTTCTGGCCACCGACGGGGGTCAGTTCGCCTTTTGCTCGTAGGTCGTCGATGTCTCGAAGGGTGCCGTCGATGTAGTACGCGGCGATCTCCCGCGTCATCAACGCGGGCGCGAACTCAATACGGAGCGTCATGACGCAACTGCCCCTGTAGGGAGCTGGGGGTACGAAGCGTTCCGCTTGGCCCGTTCGATGAAGTCGAAGGGGTCATATCCCAGCGCCCGAGCGGCTCGGTCGATGTCATCCGCGCTCAGCTCGGTCCTCCCGCTGAGCTTTGCGGAAGTGCTCGGCTGAGAGATTCTCCATGCCTTCGCTACAACCGACTGGGAGAGCCCACGCCGCGCGATCTCGGCCTTGATCTCGGCTCTAGCCGCTTCGGTGAGAGTGACTTCCATAGCCACAACTATATAGCAGTAGCTATGGAAGTCAATCCCTATTGCGCTGACTATATTTTATAGGTTATTTTATGGTCCATGACCGACCCGCTTACTCCGCTCTCACGAGCGCTTCATGACGAGATCTCGGCTCGCCGGGGGCCATCGCGGCGAGGGAAGCCGACCCAAGAAGAAATAGCCGAGGCCATCAACCGGACGCAACCGTATGTATCCTCTCGCATCACCGGAAAAGAGCCTTGGACCACGACGGACATCGACAACTTCGCACCGCTGTTCCGGGAAACCGCCTTCTCCTTGATCGCAGCTGCGCGCAAGCGGCTTGAACTCGAGAATGTATCGATGGCCCACGAGAG
This genomic window from Leifsonia xyli subsp. cynodontis DSM 46306 contains:
- a CDS encoding glycoside hydrolase family 25 protein, with amino-acid sequence MLQQSRANVGLTVGSCYRAQVALARAAGRHVGHYFFNGNLDPVVCADFFADNLAYVAGDSLWLDIEDEASTGTRAWSPAQALAFLNQVKTRLRVVPGVYLNKSLMDAADWSAVVAAGAPLWIASYTPSPPPIRWWPDWTVWQYTSTPIDRNKAQTSLTTAFTTPTPLEEDMKIQLIKTGDASGAIGTLNPDGTLDWLTADEFQALTRTGLIEPVHAEGDGTVWGILASRTARLRAQQGGDPVALAKSVSALLVPAVLAGIQANSGLSLTPEQVQAACETAIKDVFAHASQG
- a CDS encoding FtsB/FtsL family cell division protein; translation: MISFWMSIAVAVASAILVFLVFRVFLACKDFVNQWGVRAQIRDLRKQVVKQDARKYIPGLDNQELREDIEKLRQFIRDLQDSRQAVPSDASACGSCVSCAGAKGADTPREMALALGCNPRWHAERVHTLSDEHGPEVAILPPEATIIRTSSGLVSPAAPSA
- a CDS encoding helix-turn-helix domain-containing protein, whose amino-acid sequence is MEVTLTEAARAEIKAEIARRGLSQSVVAKAWRISQPSTSAKLSGRTELSADDIDRAARALGYDPFDFIERAKRNASYPQLPTGAVAS
- a CDS encoding helix-turn-helix domain-containing protein, whose product is MFPISNTYAVSLAGAVRAELARRGRPGSDLAYILGVSRATAYRRLNGSDALDADEIEKIATALGMKEADLLESADFGRRIAERATGEHARTERAA
- a CDS encoding phage tail family protein; translated protein: MTLTDALSALRGVLSPQATAGPLWVKLPGMVAQGIPAKVAKRSFPLGLEWYAGSASGAVQFRCPDPAWQSPPRILQLAASGASASGMTFPLFQAVPTVLDFGVTDLSSGAVTLTNAGNTPAFPYVVVTGPVSGFSIVIDGNTVTYTDTVPAGQTLTIDYRTGYATLTGGVDRTTRLSSRQFSAVTSTSSVFFSAAAGVAAITIADLWR